In methanogenic archaeon ISO4-H5, the following are encoded in one genomic region:
- a CDS encoding transcriptional regulator, producing MSKVSEQRENYCKLLGLNPFKESDESDQHIREQIEKSEAEWKKDLNSPSLTKKQRYLYGEYLKLIPDIRSTLDSPILRREEFEAARDILRRKASKLIGEAIILQGGEIVIPVNISENLAGKLNWKGIDGKTLVQASGLKTVPPPRPISNAVSNAFRMMNDLNVFSPYDLLNRLIDIPDMDLSISKVEPGCPPDTLRTAYDSVNKRINNLKNGRIPNHDTYLMTVRAVKSVISTDEGLEDLISYGRCMEVLEPAFEQMDEDSGRQFSRAYIDNLLTVYVSGTDADPELCLRLLEDYCIRRTFPANFSQAESKLDTCPRCKAMIYTGDNCFYCPCCGSALNSICPCCGRAQTSANAHCVSCGIDISMALKSAVDSESRVRNLLTGGHTEQATAELRELEDKYPSFDPLPQIKVTVHENIGRINTLLNTVMDDFMTHSYFHLKNTVADGMVDFPNLLEREDIRIRYEEAVAKYNEADRICVKAAEAPEAEARELYIQASCLCPDHPDALAKLSTYPPEGPADAEIQSDPDGIQIRYAVPEDRRGMTFCIYRNSGSAPEVDPSTVPLAEIEGWNYADQTAEPGVEYYYKIYSKRWGILSQEYAECGPGLIMREVTNVTITPSDDGLKLTYVAPAGASRVRIWRKESGSAAGEGEEAEIIHNDSGTVIDDGLEEGTTYYYLFVAEYDIDGRQERSYGSIYSGMTAVLPSPINDLAVTWDRDRACYVADWTGPRDAVLYFANSKDSVPGEHVSVKDLSTRMNRIEPLDSDDGVYRFTLPEATVTYICPTVTVGNTTVRGRECVVANLKPFRNLTKSVDDRVCRLTMDWPADADNAYVLIKGRDQEGDLREWEQRTDWDEYKAKGCLEVPLKGSVRTSVTVCAEYLIDGKELKSIGVTTDVYSGTWNKVSYTLDTESVKGDRKKTRVMVRMSCPGETIIPRCVMVSCDGHIPLRKTDGTVIWESDDPIVLVDGSTLMSFVTPKDGVDLSSMRLFFADRADYDRFGLVHPIYRRK from the coding sequence GTGAGTAAAGTGTCGGAACAGAGAGAGAACTACTGCAAACTGCTGGGGCTCAATCCGTTTAAGGAGTCGGACGAGAGCGACCAGCACATCAGGGAACAGATCGAGAAGTCGGAGGCGGAGTGGAAGAAGGACCTGAACTCCCCTTCGCTCACGAAGAAACAGAGATACCTGTACGGGGAGTATCTGAAACTCATCCCGGACATCCGCAGCACCCTCGACAGCCCCATCCTCAGAAGGGAGGAGTTCGAGGCAGCCAGGGACATCCTCAGGAGGAAGGCGTCCAAGCTCATAGGCGAGGCCATCATCCTGCAGGGAGGGGAGATCGTCATACCGGTCAATATCTCCGAGAACCTGGCAGGCAAGCTGAACTGGAAGGGCATCGACGGCAAGACCCTGGTCCAGGCGTCCGGACTCAAGACCGTCCCTCCGCCCCGTCCCATCTCCAATGCGGTCAGCAACGCATTCCGCATGATGAACGACCTGAATGTGTTCTCCCCCTACGATCTCCTGAACAGGCTCATCGACATCCCCGATATGGACCTCAGCATCAGCAAGGTCGAGCCCGGATGTCCCCCCGACACACTCCGTACCGCCTACGACTCGGTCAACAAGAGGATCAACAACCTGAAGAACGGAAGGATCCCCAACCACGACACCTACCTCATGACGGTGAGAGCTGTCAAGAGCGTGATCTCCACCGACGAGGGCCTGGAGGATCTCATCTCCTACGGACGCTGCATGGAGGTCCTGGAGCCCGCCTTCGAACAGATGGACGAGGACAGCGGACGCCAGTTCTCCCGCGCCTATATCGACAATCTGCTCACGGTCTATGTCAGCGGCACCGACGCCGACCCCGAACTGTGCCTGCGCCTGCTGGAGGACTACTGCATCAGGAGGACGTTCCCCGCCAACTTCTCGCAGGCCGAGAGCAAACTGGACACCTGTCCCCGCTGCAAGGCGATGATCTACACCGGCGACAACTGCTTCTACTGTCCCTGCTGCGGTTCCGCCCTCAATTCCATCTGTCCCTGCTGCGGCAGGGCCCAGACCTCCGCCAACGCCCATTGCGTATCCTGCGGCATCGACATCTCCATGGCCCTGAAGAGCGCCGTGGATTCCGAGAGCAGGGTCAGGAACCTGCTGACCGGCGGACACACCGAGCAGGCCACCGCCGAACTCAGGGAACTCGAGGACAAGTATCCCTCCTTCGACCCCCTCCCGCAGATCAAGGTCACCGTCCACGAGAACATCGGCAGGATCAACACCCTGCTGAACACCGTCATGGACGACTTCATGACCCACAGCTACTTCCACCTCAAGAACACCGTGGCCGACGGCATGGTGGACTTCCCCAACCTCCTGGAGAGGGAGGACATCAGGATCAGGTACGAGGAGGCCGTGGCCAAATACAACGAAGCAGACCGCATCTGCGTGAAAGCGGCGGAAGCACCCGAAGCGGAGGCACGCGAACTGTATATCCAAGCCTCCTGTCTCTGCCCCGACCATCCCGACGCCCTGGCCAAACTGAGCACCTATCCTCCCGAGGGACCCGCCGACGCCGAGATCCAGTCGGACCCCGACGGGATACAGATCAGGTATGCGGTACCCGAGGACCGCCGCGGCATGACGTTCTGCATCTACCGCAACAGCGGATCCGCTCCCGAAGTGGACCCCAGCACCGTCCCCCTGGCGGAGATAGAGGGCTGGAACTACGCCGACCAGACCGCCGAGCCCGGTGTGGAGTATTACTACAAGATATACTCCAAACGCTGGGGCATCCTCTCGCAAGAATACGCCGAGTGCGGACCCGGACTCATCATGAGGGAGGTCACCAACGTCACCATCACCCCGTCCGACGACGGCCTGAAACTCACCTATGTGGCACCTGCCGGGGCCTCCCGCGTGCGCATCTGGAGGAAGGAGTCCGGCTCTGCGGCGGGCGAGGGTGAGGAAGCGGAGATCATCCACAACGACTCCGGCACCGTCATCGACGACGGTCTGGAGGAGGGCACCACCTACTACTACCTCTTCGTCGCCGAATACGATATCGACGGACGCCAGGAGAGATCGTACGGTTCCATCTACTCCGGCATGACCGCCGTCCTGCCCAGCCCCATCAACGACCTGGCCGTCACCTGGGACCGCGACAGAGCCTGCTATGTGGCGGACTGGACCGGCCCCCGCGATGCGGTTCTCTATTTCGCCAACTCCAAGGACAGCGTGCCCGGGGAGCATGTCTCCGTCAAGGACCTGTCCACCCGCATGAACCGCATCGAACCCCTGGATTCCGATGACGGGGTGTACAGGTTCACTCTCCCGGAGGCGACCGTCACCTACATCTGCCCTACCGTGACCGTGGGCAACACCACCGTCCGCGGAAGGGAGTGCGTGGTCGCCAACCTGAAACCCTTCAGGAACCTCACCAAGTCGGTGGACGACCGCGTCTGCAGACTGACCATGGACTGGCCGGCCGATGCCGACAATGCCTATGTGCTGATCAAAGGCAGGGACCAGGAAGGAGACCTCCGCGAGTGGGAGCAGAGGACGGACTGGGACGAGTACAAGGCCAAGGGATGCCTGGAGGTCCCCCTGAAGGGATCGGTCCGTACGTCTGTCACCGTATGCGCGGAATACCTGATCGACGGCAAGGAACTGAAGTCGATCGGCGTCACCACCGACGTATACTCCGGGACCTGGAACAAGGTCAGCTACACCCTCGACACCGAATCCGTCAAGGGAGACAGGAAGAAGACCAGGGTCATGGTCAGGATGTCCTGCCCCGGCGAGACCATCATACCACGCTGCGTAATGGTTTCCTGCGACGGTCACATCCCTCTGAGGAAGACCGACGGCACGGTCATCTGGGAATCTGATGACCCCATCGTCCTGGTCGACGGCTCCACCCTGATGAGCTTCGTCACCCCCAAGGACGGGGTCGACCTGAGCAGCATGAGGCTGTTCTTCGCCGACCGCGCAGACTACGACCGTTTCGGTCTGGTACATCCCATCT